The Suncus etruscus isolate mSunEtr1 chromosome 14, mSunEtr1.pri.cur, whole genome shotgun sequence genome contains a region encoding:
- the DDX28 gene encoding probable ATP-dependent RNA helicase DDX28, whose product MAVVGPARLCWLSIRRLPAPRRELVRSGDPDQPLPVVRVPRALQRRQELRQRRRQSSPQPALVRPGPLLLSARRPELNQPARLTLSRWESAPLASRGWKSRRARRDYFSIERAQHEAPALRKLAAARDTFADLGLEPRLLAALQQAAPDVVRPTTVQASTIPPLLRGRHVLCAAETGSGKTLSYFLPLLQRLLGRPNLDAGRVPAPRGLVLVPSRELAQQVRAVGQPLGSSLGLQVRELGGGHGLSRIMLQLSRRLPTDVLVATPGALWKALKWQLLSLDQLSFLVLDEADTLLDESFLELVEFILGKSHIAESTADLEDAFNPKAQLVLVGATFPEGVSQLLNKVASPDSLTTITSSKLHCIMPHVRQTFMRLKGVEKVTELVQLLKQRDKGPSGSVLVFCNSSSTVNWLGYILDDHKIQHLRLQGQMPASMRAGIFQGFQKGSQNILLCTDIASRGLDSTRVDLVVNYDFPLTLQDYIHRAGRVGRVGSEIPGTVVSFVTHPWDVSLVQKIELAARRRRSLPGLSSSVSEPLPQRTIVQPSSV is encoded by the coding sequence ATGGCTGTCGTCGGGCCCGCGCGTCTCTGCTGGCTCTCGATTCGACGGCTTCCGGCTCCACGACGGGAACTGGTGAGAAGCGGGGATCCCGATCAGCCCTTGCCGGTGGTGCGCGTCCCGCGGGCTCTCCAGAGGCGTCAGGAGCTCCGGCAGCGCCGACGGCAGAGCTCTCCGCAGCCGGCGCTGGTCCGGCCCGGCCCGTTGCTGCTGTCGGCGCGGCGGCCTGAACTGAACCAGCCGGCTCGCCTCACTCTGAGCCGTTGGGAGAGCGCGCCCCTCGCCTCGCGCGGTTGGAAGAGCCGGCGCGCGCGTCGCGACTACTTCTCCATCGAGCGCGCGCAGCACGAGGCCCCCGCGCTGAGGAAACTCGCAGCCGCCCGAGACACGTTCGCCGACCTGGGGCTGGAGCCCCGGCTTCTGGCCGCGCTGCAGCAGGCCGCCCCCGACGTTGTCAGGCCCACCACGGTGCAGGCGAGCACCATCCCCCCGCTGCTCCGGGGGCGCCACGTCCTGTGCGCCGCAGAAACGGGCAGTGGCAAAACGCTCAGCTACTTCCTCCCTTTGCTGCAGCGGCTCTTGGGGCGGCCCAATCTAGATGCAGGTAGAGTCCCAGCTCCCCGAGGCCTGGTCCTGGTGCCTTCCCGAGAATTAGCCCAACAAGTTCGGGCTGTTGGGCAGCCGTTGGGCAGCTCCCTGGGCCTGCAAGTGCGGGAGCTCGGGGGAGGTCACGGCCTGAGCCGGATCATGCTGCAGCTGTCTAGAAGGCTTCCCACCGACGTGCTCGTGGCCACTCCCGGAGCGCTGTGGAAGGCCCTGAAGTGGCAGCTGCTGAGCCTGGATCAGCTCTCTTTTTTGGTGTTGGATGAGGCAGACACGCTGTTGGATGAAAGCTTCCTGGAACTGGTCGAATTCATTCTGGGAAAGAGCCATATAGCAGAAAGCACCGCTGACTTGGAAGACGCTTTCAATCCCAAAGCCCAGTTAGTGCTGGTGGGTGCAACCTTTCCTGAAGGAGTGAGCCAGCTGCTGAATAAAGTTGCCAGCCCAGACTCACTGACCACCATCACCAGCTCCAAGCTCCACTGTATCATGCCTCATGTCAGACAGACGTTCATGCGACTGAAGGGAGTTGAAAAGGTCACTGAATTGGTACAGCTGCTCAAGCAGCGTGACAAAGGTCCTTCAGGATCCGTGCTGGTATTCTGTAACAGCTCTAGCACCGTCAACTGGCTAGGGTATATTCTGGATGACCACAAAATCCAGCACCTTCGGCTACAAGGACAGATGCCAGCTTCCATGCGGGCAGGGATCTTCCAGGGCTTCCAAAAGGGTTCCCAGAATATTCTGCTCTGCACAGACATAGCTTCTCGGGGCCTGGACAGCACCCGGGTGGATCTTGTTGTCAATTATGATTTCCCTCTCACACTGCAAGATTATATCCACAGAGCAGGCCGGGTAGGACGGGTGGGGAGTGAGATACCAGGCACTGTTGTCAGTTTTGTGACCCACCCTTGGGATGTCAGTCTGGTTCAGAAGATTGAGCTGGCAGCTCGCCGGCgaaggagcctgccaggactgtcCTCCTCTGTAAGCGAGCCTTTGCCCCAGCGAACTATTGTTCAGCCCTCTTCAGTGTAA